Proteins from a single region of Parasedimentitalea psychrophila:
- a CDS encoding ParB/RepB/Spo0J family partition protein gives MRPPRLIEVKEIPLDEIDTSNRLRPVSETAVKSLTHSIETLGLQSEIQVRKIKKTGKLRLIAGGHRMAAFRALGRAEIPAKIWDCTDDWADLAEIDDNLAHAELDPLELCVFLARRKEVYERAFPETKAATGADLVAKRWDTTDNVSVVSFAAASASKMGVTERTVFRLLAAGQALGPREILELRDAPKKVSLSDLQEIAKCGSTTDRYDICRALGDGSAKSAKEVLARKKAPGTAVKDPVEAARSKLNDAFARAPKEARRRFVDDHRDELLELLGENAPVQSDDVSEIDAEIVPFTSKRAG, from the coding sequence ATGCGTCCCCCACGCCTGATTGAAGTTAAAGAGATCCCGCTGGACGAGATCGACACATCGAACCGGCTGCGCCCGGTTTCGGAAACGGCCGTTAAGAGCCTCACCCATTCGATTGAAACCCTTGGTCTGCAATCCGAGATCCAAGTCCGCAAAATAAAGAAGACTGGCAAGCTGCGGCTGATCGCCGGCGGCCACCGGATGGCGGCGTTTCGCGCCCTGGGCCGCGCTGAAATCCCCGCTAAAATTTGGGACTGTACCGATGATTGGGCGGATCTGGCCGAGATTGACGATAACCTGGCGCATGCTGAACTGGATCCTTTGGAATTGTGTGTCTTTTTGGCGCGTCGAAAAGAGGTCTACGAAAGAGCATTCCCTGAAACGAAGGCCGCTACCGGAGCCGACTTAGTCGCAAAGCGGTGGGATACGACTGACAATGTGTCAGTCGTATCGTTTGCAGCCGCCTCTGCCTCCAAAATGGGAGTTACGGAGCGCACCGTTTTCCGCCTTTTAGCAGCAGGCCAAGCCCTCGGACCCCGCGAGATCCTAGAGCTACGCGACGCCCCCAAGAAGGTCTCCCTTTCAGACCTGCAGGAGATCGCCAAATGCGGCTCGACCACGGACCGCTATGACATTTGCCGCGCCCTGGGCGACGGCTCTGCCAAATCAGCCAAGGAAGTTCTGGCCCGCAAGAAAGCCCCCGGCACTGCCGTTAAAGACCCGGTTGAAGCTGCCCGAAGCAAATTGAACGACGCTTTTGCGCGGGCCCCAAAAGAAGCCCGCCGACGGTTTGTTGATGATCACCGCGACGAGCTGCTGGAGCTGCTGGGCGAAAACGCCCCGGTCCAGAGTGACGACGTCTCCGAGATAGACGCCGAAATAGTCCCTTTCACCTCCAAAAGGGCGGGGTGA